In Osmia lignaria lignaria isolate PbOS001 chromosome 5, iyOsmLign1, whole genome shotgun sequence, a single genomic region encodes these proteins:
- the LOC117604840 gene encoding peroxidase isoform X1, which yields MGFNSPVIQLSSEKMGVDVFTFLYENLRVERFKKSYLAGGLMAGSVATLAILWVSLQTMGFLGNSHSIGAYKLPMSLQNYLASYTGILSGLPISNYPYESVVDTSQFQNQHFPHIDEEVLNNSISFAKSLVDRMSTLERNIANAGVELMAHTPAGKQFLDSYPSEDAFERGFDAIVAMKASSYLLHQSCHRFGLEKDDCARYISTLSLQGTPLSSACSTSQTMVCNPRAKYRSIDGTCNNVENPSWGSAMTSYTRILFPQYFDGIQEPRRMGHTKKPLPGARSVSVALSTPNGLSDVSRTLTVVQWGQFIANDISYTPVRKMISSGKPIFCCRPDGSTLSPRHIHPDCSAITVPDRDPVYGQHYVRCMNYVRSLPVLRSECTFGPIEQMNQASHFLDGSAIYGSNLKKARELRTFEGGRLRVHKDNSHEFLPIGGVEIAPYCLEGCYDSGDHRVNTHPQLAVIHTVWHREHNRIADQLVVLNPHWSDEKLYQEARRIVIAEIQHITYKEWLPILLGKKYTRAIGVNGGGSYSHNYNSVDDPAVSNEVATAALRFMTSLMQGKLSLTDNARLVNQTLSLAEYFFKPSVIESDEVFDGLIRGMATQSSQKMDISVIEDITSKLYATNRDSLGLDGISLDIQRGRDHGLPGYNHYRKYCGLPAAKNFDDFLDYIPLEMIKKLRDVYTHPNDVDLLIGGMAERPLEDGLLGPTFRCLIFEQFSRTHRTDRYFYDSAYQPYPFTPAQLAEIRNVTLARVFCDNGNSITQIQPNVFIRPQAGNKLRSCTDFEAIPSVDLFAWAERAKAYR from the exons ATGGGCTTCAATAGCCCCGTCATTCAATTATCAAGCGAAAAAATGGGCGTGGACGTGTTTACCTTCCTGTACGAGAACTTGCGAGTCGAACGATTCAAGAAATCCTACTTAG CCGGTGGTCTAATGGCGGGTTCCGTGGCTACTTTGGCGATCCTGTGGGTCTCCTTGCAAACCATGGGATTCCTTGGGAATTCCCATTCCATAGGAGCCTATAAATTGCCGATGTCTTTGCAGAACTATCTTGCCAGTTATACAG GTATCCTTTCAGGTTTGCCGATATCAAACTATCCTTACGAGAGCGTCGTAGACACGAGTCAGTTCCAAAATCAGCATTTCCCTCACATTGATGAGGAAGTCTTGAACAACTCGATCAGTTTCGCGAAAAGCTTGGTCGATCGTATGAGCACCCTCGAAAGGAACATCGCGAACGCTGGCGTTGAATTGATGGCACACACCCCGGCTGGAAAGCAATTCCTTGATTCGTATCCTTCCGAGGATGCTTTCGAGAGAGGCTTCGACGCCATCGTGGCGATGAAAGCTTCGTCCTATCTCCTTCATCAGAGCTGTCACAG GTTCGGCTTGGAGAAAGACGATTGCGCTCGTTACATATCGACCCTGTCGCTGCAGGGGACTCCGTTAAGCTCAGCCTGTTCGACATCTCAGACGATGGTCTGCAATCCAAGGGCGAAGTACCGAAGCATCGATGGCACGTGCAATAACGTCGAAAATCCAAGCTGGGGTAGTGCGATGACCTCGTACACCAGAATTCTCTTCCCCCAATATTTCGACG GAATTCAAGAACCGAGGCGTATGGGGCACACGAAAAAACCGCTACCTGGTGCCAGGAGTGTAAGCGTGGCTCTGTCGACGCCTAATGGTCTGTCGGATGTCAGTAGAACGTTGACGGTCGTGCAATGGGGCCAGTTTATTGCAAACGACATCTCTTACACCCCAGTGCGGAAAATGA TTTCATCAGGGAAACCGATATTTTGCTGTCGCCCAGACGGAAGCACCCTGTCACCTAGACACATTCATCCTGACTGTTCTGCGATTACAGTGCCTGATCGGGACCCTGTTTATGGCCAACATTACGTTCGATGCATGAATTACGTGCGATCTTTACCTGTTCTCAGATCAGAGTGCACCTTCGGACCTATCGAACAA ATGAACCAAGCTAGTCACTTCTTGGATGGTTCAGCAATCTATGGTTCGAACTTGAAAAAAGCTCGCGAACTTCGTACGTTCGAAGGAGGTCGACTACGAGTTCACAAGGACAATAGCCATGAATTCTTGCCAATCGGAGGCGTGGAAATCGCACCCTATTGCTTGGAAGGGTGTTACGATTCcg GTGATCACCGTGTAAATACACATCCCCAGCTGGCTGTGATACACACCGTCTGGCATCGCGAACACAATAGAATTGCTGATCAACTTGTTGTGTTGAATCCACACTGGTCCGATGAGAAATTATATCAAGAAGCCAGACGCATAGTAATTGCTGAAATTCAGCATATCACTTACAAAGAATGGCTGCCCATATTGTTGGGCAAAAAGTATACCCGAGCTATTGGTGTTAACGGTGGAGGCAGTTATAGTCACAACTACAACTCTGTAGACGATCCAGCAGTCAGTAATGAGGTCGCAACAGCTGCTCTCCGTTTCATGACTTCTTTGATGCAAGGAAAATTgag TTTGACGGATAACGCACGTCTAGTCAACCAAACACTTTCGTTGGCGGAATACTTCTTTAAACCTAGTGTAATCGAGTCGGATGAAGTGTTCGATGGATTGATTCGTGGTATGGCTACTCAGTCCAGTCAGAAAATGGATATCAGCGTAATTGAAGAT ATTACTAGCAAGCTGTACGCAACAAACCGAGACAGCCTGGGTTTAGATGGTATCAGTTTGGACATTCAGCGTGGTCGTGATCACGGATTACCAGGCTACAATCATTATCGCAAATACTGTGGCCTTCCAGCTGCCAAGAACTTTGATGACTTTTTAGATTACATTCCATTAGAG ATGATTAAAAAATTGCGCGATGTTTACACTCATCCTAACGATGTTGACCTTCTTATTGGTGGAATGGCCGAAAGGCCATTGGAAGATGGACTGTTGGGTCCAACTTTCCGTTGCTTGATCTTTGAACAGTTCTCAAGAACTCATCGCACTGACAGATATTTCTATGATTCGGCGTATCAGCCATATCCTTTCACACCTG CACAATTAGCGGAGATACGTAACGTAACATTGGCAAGAGTATTTTGTGATAATGGTAACAGCATTACACAAATACAGCCGAATGTATTCATCAGACCACAAGCAGG GAACAAGCTTAGATCCTGTACGGATTTCGAAGCGATCCCTAGCGTGGACTTATTCGCCTGGGCGGAAAGGGCCAAGGCTTACCGTTGA
- the LOC117604840 gene encoding peroxidase isoform X2, with amino-acid sequence MGFNSPVIQLSSEKMGVDVFTFLYENLRVERFKKSYLAGGLMAGSVATLAILWVSLQTMGFLGNSHSIGAYKLPMSLQNYLASYTGLPISNYPYESVVDTSQFQNQHFPHIDEEVLNNSISFAKSLVDRMSTLERNIANAGVELMAHTPAGKQFLDSYPSEDAFERGFDAIVAMKASSYLLHQSCHRFGLEKDDCARYISTLSLQGTPLSSACSTSQTMVCNPRAKYRSIDGTCNNVENPSWGSAMTSYTRILFPQYFDGIQEPRRMGHTKKPLPGARSVSVALSTPNGLSDVSRTLTVVQWGQFIANDISYTPVRKMISSGKPIFCCRPDGSTLSPRHIHPDCSAITVPDRDPVYGQHYVRCMNYVRSLPVLRSECTFGPIEQMNQASHFLDGSAIYGSNLKKARELRTFEGGRLRVHKDNSHEFLPIGGVEIAPYCLEGCYDSGDHRVNTHPQLAVIHTVWHREHNRIADQLVVLNPHWSDEKLYQEARRIVIAEIQHITYKEWLPILLGKKYTRAIGVNGGGSYSHNYNSVDDPAVSNEVATAALRFMTSLMQGKLSLTDNARLVNQTLSLAEYFFKPSVIESDEVFDGLIRGMATQSSQKMDISVIEDITSKLYATNRDSLGLDGISLDIQRGRDHGLPGYNHYRKYCGLPAAKNFDDFLDYIPLEMIKKLRDVYTHPNDVDLLIGGMAERPLEDGLLGPTFRCLIFEQFSRTHRTDRYFYDSAYQPYPFTPAQLAEIRNVTLARVFCDNGNSITQIQPNVFIRPQAGNKLRSCTDFEAIPSVDLFAWAERAKAYR; translated from the exons ATGGGCTTCAATAGCCCCGTCATTCAATTATCAAGCGAAAAAATGGGCGTGGACGTGTTTACCTTCCTGTACGAGAACTTGCGAGTCGAACGATTCAAGAAATCCTACTTAG CCGGTGGTCTAATGGCGGGTTCCGTGGCTACTTTGGCGATCCTGTGGGTCTCCTTGCAAACCATGGGATTCCTTGGGAATTCCCATTCCATAGGAGCCTATAAATTGCCGATGTCTTTGCAGAACTATCTTGCCAGTTATACAG GTTTGCCGATATCAAACTATCCTTACGAGAGCGTCGTAGACACGAGTCAGTTCCAAAATCAGCATTTCCCTCACATTGATGAGGAAGTCTTGAACAACTCGATCAGTTTCGCGAAAAGCTTGGTCGATCGTATGAGCACCCTCGAAAGGAACATCGCGAACGCTGGCGTTGAATTGATGGCACACACCCCGGCTGGAAAGCAATTCCTTGATTCGTATCCTTCCGAGGATGCTTTCGAGAGAGGCTTCGACGCCATCGTGGCGATGAAAGCTTCGTCCTATCTCCTTCATCAGAGCTGTCACAG GTTCGGCTTGGAGAAAGACGATTGCGCTCGTTACATATCGACCCTGTCGCTGCAGGGGACTCCGTTAAGCTCAGCCTGTTCGACATCTCAGACGATGGTCTGCAATCCAAGGGCGAAGTACCGAAGCATCGATGGCACGTGCAATAACGTCGAAAATCCAAGCTGGGGTAGTGCGATGACCTCGTACACCAGAATTCTCTTCCCCCAATATTTCGACG GAATTCAAGAACCGAGGCGTATGGGGCACACGAAAAAACCGCTACCTGGTGCCAGGAGTGTAAGCGTGGCTCTGTCGACGCCTAATGGTCTGTCGGATGTCAGTAGAACGTTGACGGTCGTGCAATGGGGCCAGTTTATTGCAAACGACATCTCTTACACCCCAGTGCGGAAAATGA TTTCATCAGGGAAACCGATATTTTGCTGTCGCCCAGACGGAAGCACCCTGTCACCTAGACACATTCATCCTGACTGTTCTGCGATTACAGTGCCTGATCGGGACCCTGTTTATGGCCAACATTACGTTCGATGCATGAATTACGTGCGATCTTTACCTGTTCTCAGATCAGAGTGCACCTTCGGACCTATCGAACAA ATGAACCAAGCTAGTCACTTCTTGGATGGTTCAGCAATCTATGGTTCGAACTTGAAAAAAGCTCGCGAACTTCGTACGTTCGAAGGAGGTCGACTACGAGTTCACAAGGACAATAGCCATGAATTCTTGCCAATCGGAGGCGTGGAAATCGCACCCTATTGCTTGGAAGGGTGTTACGATTCcg GTGATCACCGTGTAAATACACATCCCCAGCTGGCTGTGATACACACCGTCTGGCATCGCGAACACAATAGAATTGCTGATCAACTTGTTGTGTTGAATCCACACTGGTCCGATGAGAAATTATATCAAGAAGCCAGACGCATAGTAATTGCTGAAATTCAGCATATCACTTACAAAGAATGGCTGCCCATATTGTTGGGCAAAAAGTATACCCGAGCTATTGGTGTTAACGGTGGAGGCAGTTATAGTCACAACTACAACTCTGTAGACGATCCAGCAGTCAGTAATGAGGTCGCAACAGCTGCTCTCCGTTTCATGACTTCTTTGATGCAAGGAAAATTgag TTTGACGGATAACGCACGTCTAGTCAACCAAACACTTTCGTTGGCGGAATACTTCTTTAAACCTAGTGTAATCGAGTCGGATGAAGTGTTCGATGGATTGATTCGTGGTATGGCTACTCAGTCCAGTCAGAAAATGGATATCAGCGTAATTGAAGAT ATTACTAGCAAGCTGTACGCAACAAACCGAGACAGCCTGGGTTTAGATGGTATCAGTTTGGACATTCAGCGTGGTCGTGATCACGGATTACCAGGCTACAATCATTATCGCAAATACTGTGGCCTTCCAGCTGCCAAGAACTTTGATGACTTTTTAGATTACATTCCATTAGAG ATGATTAAAAAATTGCGCGATGTTTACACTCATCCTAACGATGTTGACCTTCTTATTGGTGGAATGGCCGAAAGGCCATTGGAAGATGGACTGTTGGGTCCAACTTTCCGTTGCTTGATCTTTGAACAGTTCTCAAGAACTCATCGCACTGACAGATATTTCTATGATTCGGCGTATCAGCCATATCCTTTCACACCTG CACAATTAGCGGAGATACGTAACGTAACATTGGCAAGAGTATTTTGTGATAATGGTAACAGCATTACACAAATACAGCCGAATGTATTCATCAGACCACAAGCAGG GAACAAGCTTAGATCCTGTACGGATTTCGAAGCGATCCCTAGCGTGGACTTATTCGCCTGGGCGGAAAGGGCCAAGGCTTACCGTTGA
- the LOC117604840 gene encoding peroxidase isoform X4, translating into MAGSVATLAILWVSLQTMGFLGNSHSIGAYKLPMSLQNYLASYTGILSGLPISNYPYESVVDTSQFQNQHFPHIDEEVLNNSISFAKSLVDRMSTLERNIANAGVELMAHTPAGKQFLDSYPSEDAFERGFDAIVAMKASSYLLHQSCHRFGLEKDDCARYISTLSLQGTPLSSACSTSQTMVCNPRAKYRSIDGTCNNVENPSWGSAMTSYTRILFPQYFDGIQEPRRMGHTKKPLPGARSVSVALSTPNGLSDVSRTLTVVQWGQFIANDISYTPVRKMISSGKPIFCCRPDGSTLSPRHIHPDCSAITVPDRDPVYGQHYVRCMNYVRSLPVLRSECTFGPIEQMNQASHFLDGSAIYGSNLKKARELRTFEGGRLRVHKDNSHEFLPIGGVEIAPYCLEGCYDSGDHRVNTHPQLAVIHTVWHREHNRIADQLVVLNPHWSDEKLYQEARRIVIAEIQHITYKEWLPILLGKKYTRAIGVNGGGSYSHNYNSVDDPAVSNEVATAALRFMTSLMQGKLSLTDNARLVNQTLSLAEYFFKPSVIESDEVFDGLIRGMATQSSQKMDISVIEDITSKLYATNRDSLGLDGISLDIQRGRDHGLPGYNHYRKYCGLPAAKNFDDFLDYIPLEMIKKLRDVYTHPNDVDLLIGGMAERPLEDGLLGPTFRCLIFEQFSRTHRTDRYFYDSAYQPYPFTPAQLAEIRNVTLARVFCDNGNSITQIQPNVFIRPQAGNKLRSCTDFEAIPSVDLFAWAERAKAYR; encoded by the exons ATGGCGGGTTCCGTGGCTACTTTGGCGATCCTGTGGGTCTCCTTGCAAACCATGGGATTCCTTGGGAATTCCCATTCCATAGGAGCCTATAAATTGCCGATGTCTTTGCAGAACTATCTTGCCAGTTATACAG GTATCCTTTCAGGTTTGCCGATATCAAACTATCCTTACGAGAGCGTCGTAGACACGAGTCAGTTCCAAAATCAGCATTTCCCTCACATTGATGAGGAAGTCTTGAACAACTCGATCAGTTTCGCGAAAAGCTTGGTCGATCGTATGAGCACCCTCGAAAGGAACATCGCGAACGCTGGCGTTGAATTGATGGCACACACCCCGGCTGGAAAGCAATTCCTTGATTCGTATCCTTCCGAGGATGCTTTCGAGAGAGGCTTCGACGCCATCGTGGCGATGAAAGCTTCGTCCTATCTCCTTCATCAGAGCTGTCACAG GTTCGGCTTGGAGAAAGACGATTGCGCTCGTTACATATCGACCCTGTCGCTGCAGGGGACTCCGTTAAGCTCAGCCTGTTCGACATCTCAGACGATGGTCTGCAATCCAAGGGCGAAGTACCGAAGCATCGATGGCACGTGCAATAACGTCGAAAATCCAAGCTGGGGTAGTGCGATGACCTCGTACACCAGAATTCTCTTCCCCCAATATTTCGACG GAATTCAAGAACCGAGGCGTATGGGGCACACGAAAAAACCGCTACCTGGTGCCAGGAGTGTAAGCGTGGCTCTGTCGACGCCTAATGGTCTGTCGGATGTCAGTAGAACGTTGACGGTCGTGCAATGGGGCCAGTTTATTGCAAACGACATCTCTTACACCCCAGTGCGGAAAATGA TTTCATCAGGGAAACCGATATTTTGCTGTCGCCCAGACGGAAGCACCCTGTCACCTAGACACATTCATCCTGACTGTTCTGCGATTACAGTGCCTGATCGGGACCCTGTTTATGGCCAACATTACGTTCGATGCATGAATTACGTGCGATCTTTACCTGTTCTCAGATCAGAGTGCACCTTCGGACCTATCGAACAA ATGAACCAAGCTAGTCACTTCTTGGATGGTTCAGCAATCTATGGTTCGAACTTGAAAAAAGCTCGCGAACTTCGTACGTTCGAAGGAGGTCGACTACGAGTTCACAAGGACAATAGCCATGAATTCTTGCCAATCGGAGGCGTGGAAATCGCACCCTATTGCTTGGAAGGGTGTTACGATTCcg GTGATCACCGTGTAAATACACATCCCCAGCTGGCTGTGATACACACCGTCTGGCATCGCGAACACAATAGAATTGCTGATCAACTTGTTGTGTTGAATCCACACTGGTCCGATGAGAAATTATATCAAGAAGCCAGACGCATAGTAATTGCTGAAATTCAGCATATCACTTACAAAGAATGGCTGCCCATATTGTTGGGCAAAAAGTATACCCGAGCTATTGGTGTTAACGGTGGAGGCAGTTATAGTCACAACTACAACTCTGTAGACGATCCAGCAGTCAGTAATGAGGTCGCAACAGCTGCTCTCCGTTTCATGACTTCTTTGATGCAAGGAAAATTgag TTTGACGGATAACGCACGTCTAGTCAACCAAACACTTTCGTTGGCGGAATACTTCTTTAAACCTAGTGTAATCGAGTCGGATGAAGTGTTCGATGGATTGATTCGTGGTATGGCTACTCAGTCCAGTCAGAAAATGGATATCAGCGTAATTGAAGAT ATTACTAGCAAGCTGTACGCAACAAACCGAGACAGCCTGGGTTTAGATGGTATCAGTTTGGACATTCAGCGTGGTCGTGATCACGGATTACCAGGCTACAATCATTATCGCAAATACTGTGGCCTTCCAGCTGCCAAGAACTTTGATGACTTTTTAGATTACATTCCATTAGAG ATGATTAAAAAATTGCGCGATGTTTACACTCATCCTAACGATGTTGACCTTCTTATTGGTGGAATGGCCGAAAGGCCATTGGAAGATGGACTGTTGGGTCCAACTTTCCGTTGCTTGATCTTTGAACAGTTCTCAAGAACTCATCGCACTGACAGATATTTCTATGATTCGGCGTATCAGCCATATCCTTTCACACCTG CACAATTAGCGGAGATACGTAACGTAACATTGGCAAGAGTATTTTGTGATAATGGTAACAGCATTACACAAATACAGCCGAATGTATTCATCAGACCACAAGCAGG GAACAAGCTTAGATCCTGTACGGATTTCGAAGCGATCCCTAGCGTGGACTTATTCGCCTGGGCGGAAAGGGCCAAGGCTTACCGTTGA
- the LOC117604840 gene encoding peroxidase isoform X3: protein MFLVAPVDNNRWAYTMHGLEKPMDHVSAGGLMAGSVATLAILWVSLQTMGFLGNSHSIGAYKLPMSLQNYLASYTGILSGLPISNYPYESVVDTSQFQNQHFPHIDEEVLNNSISFAKSLVDRMSTLERNIANAGVELMAHTPAGKQFLDSYPSEDAFERGFDAIVAMKASSYLLHQSCHRFGLEKDDCARYISTLSLQGTPLSSACSTSQTMVCNPRAKYRSIDGTCNNVENPSWGSAMTSYTRILFPQYFDGIQEPRRMGHTKKPLPGARSVSVALSTPNGLSDVSRTLTVVQWGQFIANDISYTPVRKMISSGKPIFCCRPDGSTLSPRHIHPDCSAITVPDRDPVYGQHYVRCMNYVRSLPVLRSECTFGPIEQMNQASHFLDGSAIYGSNLKKARELRTFEGGRLRVHKDNSHEFLPIGGVEIAPYCLEGCYDSGDHRVNTHPQLAVIHTVWHREHNRIADQLVVLNPHWSDEKLYQEARRIVIAEIQHITYKEWLPILLGKKYTRAIGVNGGGSYSHNYNSVDDPAVSNEVATAALRFMTSLMQGKLSLTDNARLVNQTLSLAEYFFKPSVIESDEVFDGLIRGMATQSSQKMDISVIEDITSKLYATNRDSLGLDGISLDIQRGRDHGLPGYNHYRKYCGLPAAKNFDDFLDYIPLEMIKKLRDVYTHPNDVDLLIGGMAERPLEDGLLGPTFRCLIFEQFSRTHRTDRYFYDSAYQPYPFTPAQLAEIRNVTLARVFCDNGNSITQIQPNVFIRPQAGNKLRSCTDFEAIPSVDLFAWAERAKAYR from the exons ATGTTCCTTGTTGCGCCGGTCGACAACAATCGCTGGGCCTACACGATGCACGGATTGGAGAAGCCTATGGATCACGTGTCCG CCGGTGGTCTAATGGCGGGTTCCGTGGCTACTTTGGCGATCCTGTGGGTCTCCTTGCAAACCATGGGATTCCTTGGGAATTCCCATTCCATAGGAGCCTATAAATTGCCGATGTCTTTGCAGAACTATCTTGCCAGTTATACAG GTATCCTTTCAGGTTTGCCGATATCAAACTATCCTTACGAGAGCGTCGTAGACACGAGTCAGTTCCAAAATCAGCATTTCCCTCACATTGATGAGGAAGTCTTGAACAACTCGATCAGTTTCGCGAAAAGCTTGGTCGATCGTATGAGCACCCTCGAAAGGAACATCGCGAACGCTGGCGTTGAATTGATGGCACACACCCCGGCTGGAAAGCAATTCCTTGATTCGTATCCTTCCGAGGATGCTTTCGAGAGAGGCTTCGACGCCATCGTGGCGATGAAAGCTTCGTCCTATCTCCTTCATCAGAGCTGTCACAG GTTCGGCTTGGAGAAAGACGATTGCGCTCGTTACATATCGACCCTGTCGCTGCAGGGGACTCCGTTAAGCTCAGCCTGTTCGACATCTCAGACGATGGTCTGCAATCCAAGGGCGAAGTACCGAAGCATCGATGGCACGTGCAATAACGTCGAAAATCCAAGCTGGGGTAGTGCGATGACCTCGTACACCAGAATTCTCTTCCCCCAATATTTCGACG GAATTCAAGAACCGAGGCGTATGGGGCACACGAAAAAACCGCTACCTGGTGCCAGGAGTGTAAGCGTGGCTCTGTCGACGCCTAATGGTCTGTCGGATGTCAGTAGAACGTTGACGGTCGTGCAATGGGGCCAGTTTATTGCAAACGACATCTCTTACACCCCAGTGCGGAAAATGA TTTCATCAGGGAAACCGATATTTTGCTGTCGCCCAGACGGAAGCACCCTGTCACCTAGACACATTCATCCTGACTGTTCTGCGATTACAGTGCCTGATCGGGACCCTGTTTATGGCCAACATTACGTTCGATGCATGAATTACGTGCGATCTTTACCTGTTCTCAGATCAGAGTGCACCTTCGGACCTATCGAACAA ATGAACCAAGCTAGTCACTTCTTGGATGGTTCAGCAATCTATGGTTCGAACTTGAAAAAAGCTCGCGAACTTCGTACGTTCGAAGGAGGTCGACTACGAGTTCACAAGGACAATAGCCATGAATTCTTGCCAATCGGAGGCGTGGAAATCGCACCCTATTGCTTGGAAGGGTGTTACGATTCcg GTGATCACCGTGTAAATACACATCCCCAGCTGGCTGTGATACACACCGTCTGGCATCGCGAACACAATAGAATTGCTGATCAACTTGTTGTGTTGAATCCACACTGGTCCGATGAGAAATTATATCAAGAAGCCAGACGCATAGTAATTGCTGAAATTCAGCATATCACTTACAAAGAATGGCTGCCCATATTGTTGGGCAAAAAGTATACCCGAGCTATTGGTGTTAACGGTGGAGGCAGTTATAGTCACAACTACAACTCTGTAGACGATCCAGCAGTCAGTAATGAGGTCGCAACAGCTGCTCTCCGTTTCATGACTTCTTTGATGCAAGGAAAATTgag TTTGACGGATAACGCACGTCTAGTCAACCAAACACTTTCGTTGGCGGAATACTTCTTTAAACCTAGTGTAATCGAGTCGGATGAAGTGTTCGATGGATTGATTCGTGGTATGGCTACTCAGTCCAGTCAGAAAATGGATATCAGCGTAATTGAAGAT ATTACTAGCAAGCTGTACGCAACAAACCGAGACAGCCTGGGTTTAGATGGTATCAGTTTGGACATTCAGCGTGGTCGTGATCACGGATTACCAGGCTACAATCATTATCGCAAATACTGTGGCCTTCCAGCTGCCAAGAACTTTGATGACTTTTTAGATTACATTCCATTAGAG ATGATTAAAAAATTGCGCGATGTTTACACTCATCCTAACGATGTTGACCTTCTTATTGGTGGAATGGCCGAAAGGCCATTGGAAGATGGACTGTTGGGTCCAACTTTCCGTTGCTTGATCTTTGAACAGTTCTCAAGAACTCATCGCACTGACAGATATTTCTATGATTCGGCGTATCAGCCATATCCTTTCACACCTG CACAATTAGCGGAGATACGTAACGTAACATTGGCAAGAGTATTTTGTGATAATGGTAACAGCATTACACAAATACAGCCGAATGTATTCATCAGACCACAAGCAGG GAACAAGCTTAGATCCTGTACGGATTTCGAAGCGATCCCTAGCGTGGACTTATTCGCCTGGGCGGAAAGGGCCAAGGCTTACCGTTGA